The nucleotide window TACGCTCCCGCGGGCAGCGCGACCTGGTGCTTCAACGTAATCTCTTGCTGCGTCCTCGCCGACTCCAGGATAGCGAGACACACCTCCACCGTCGCCTTGCCCCACCGTGCGTCATGCACCAGCGGCGCGCCATTGACGACGGCGTTGTACAGCTCGTCCATCACGTCACCCCGCCCCGGCACGCCACGGCCCGGTGGGATGGGCGTCTCTCGCATGCCCTCTGCCGTGTACACCGCGACGCCGTTGGCCGTCGGCCGCAGGTCGCCGC belongs to Chloroflexota bacterium and includes:
- a CDS encoding gfo/Idh/MocA family oxidoreductase; the encoded protein is HFSTDEFNGWIGEGGGASAPDSHGRARRSLAGVSGQEEIDLRTSVYAYKGLGDRAPSGPQNQPRFGVMVVSCERGDLRPTANGVAVYTAEGMRETPIPPGRGVPGRGDVMDELYNAVVNGAPLVHDARWGKATVEVCLAILESARTQQEITLKHQVALPAGAYVGS